A genomic region of Vespa crabro chromosome 19, iyVesCrab1.2, whole genome shotgun sequence contains the following coding sequences:
- the LOC124430867 gene encoding programmed cell death protein 2 isoform X3: MSLVDLGFIEKCQPWRLESRFFPSKVGGRPAWLNLKNIPRKEDLECEYCRNPCIFLCQIYAPYEEDNDAFHRTLFNPFYPSEPPVEEEDWKTDITIDAWCKTCCVCGIAAPNHCSKCKIANYCCRNHQIYDWKQYHKHNCGNNVNANNSYLFPEYELVIETEEIIETEDDEDCSEIEEKEMAKYKSMEQLKETGCIQGEKDTEDLSRMANPDEDEIFALFRTRIEQNPEQVLRYERNGQILYISGSTKIKDIPKCSLCGGERQFEFQIMPQLLNFLNYKDVINSLDWGILVIFTCKKSCMPKEEYAIEYIWKQDILPDKVDNSSVNKDDST; encoded by the exons ATGTCATTAGTGGATTTAGgtttcattgaaaaatgtCAACCCTGGCGATTGGAAAGTAGATTTTTTCCAAGTAAAGTAGGTGGTAGACCAGCTTGGttaaatttaaagaatatacCCAGAAAGGAGGATCTTGAATGCGAATATTGTAGAAATCCTTGCATTTTCCTATGTCAAATTTATGCTCCATACGAAGAGGATAATGATGCATTTCATAGAAcatt ATTCAATCCCTTTTATCCTTCGGAACCAcctgtagaagaagaagattggAAAACGGAtatta ctATCGATGCTTGGTGCAAAACTTGTTGTGTTTGTGGAATCGCAGCACCAAATCATTGTTCAAAGTGTAAAATTGCAAATTATTGTTGTCGCAATCACCAAATCTATGATTGGAAACAGTATCATAAACATAATTGTGGTAATAATGTGAATGCAAATAATAGTTATCTATTTCCTGAATATGAGCTAGTAATAGAGACAGAAGAAATTATAGAGACTGAGGATGATGAGGATTGTAgcgagatagaagaaaaagaaatggcaaAATACAAATCTATGGAACAACTTAAAGAAACAGGATGCATTCAAGGTGAAAAAGATACAGAAGATTTATCAAGAATGGCAAATCCCGACGAAGACGAAATATTTGCTCTATTCCGTACAAGAATCGAGCAAAATCCGGAACAAGTTTTAAG GTATGAACGAAATGGccaaattttgtatatttcagGTAGtacaaaaattaaagatattcCAAAATGTTCTTTATGCGGCGGAGAAAGACAATTTGAGTTTCAA ATCATGCCTCAATTGTTGAATTTCCTCAATTACAAAGACGTTATTAATTCTTTAGATTGGGgtatacttgttatatttacTTGTAAAAAATCTTGTATGCCAAAAGAAGAATATgcaatagaatatatatggAAGCAAGATATCCTACCGGATAAGGTTGACAATTCGTCTGTAAATAAAGATGATTCTACATGA
- the LOC124430867 gene encoding programmed cell death protein 2 isoform X1: MSLVDLGFIEKCQPWRLESRFFPSKVGGRPAWLNLKNIPRKEDLECEYCRNPCIFLCQIYAPYEEDNDAFHRTLYVFICKDPSCCKINENGNLKVLRSQLNRFNPFYPSEPPVEEEDWKTDITIDAWCKTCCVCGIAAPNHCSKCKIANYCCRNHQIYDWKQYHKHNCGNNVNANNSYLFPEYELVIETEEIIETEDDEDCSEIEEKEMAKYKSMEQLKETGCIQGEKDTEDLSRMANPDEDEIFALFRTRIEQNPEQVLRYERNGQILYISGSTKIKDIPKCSLCGGERQFEFQIMPQLLNFLNYKDVINSLDWGILVIFTCKKSCMPKEEYAIEYIWKQDILPDKVDNSSVNKDDST, from the exons ATGTCATTAGTGGATTTAGgtttcattgaaaaatgtCAACCCTGGCGATTGGAAAGTAGATTTTTTCCAAGTAAAGTAGGTGGTAGACCAGCTTGGttaaatttaaagaatatacCCAGAAAGGAGGATCTTGAATGCGAATATTGTAGAAATCCTTGCATTTTCCTATGTCAAATTTATGCTCCATACGAAGAGGATAATGATGCATTTCATAGAAcattgtatgtatttatatgtaaagaCCCAAGTTGTtgtaaaataaacgaaaatggGAATTTAAAGGTACTGCGCTCCCAACTAAATAGATTCAATCCCTTTTATCCTTCGGAACCAcctgtagaagaagaagattggAAAACGGAtatta ctATCGATGCTTGGTGCAAAACTTGTTGTGTTTGTGGAATCGCAGCACCAAATCATTGTTCAAAGTGTAAAATTGCAAATTATTGTTGTCGCAATCACCAAATCTATGATTGGAAACAGTATCATAAACATAATTGTGGTAATAATGTGAATGCAAATAATAGTTATCTATTTCCTGAATATGAGCTAGTAATAGAGACAGAAGAAATTATAGAGACTGAGGATGATGAGGATTGTAgcgagatagaagaaaaagaaatggcaaAATACAAATCTATGGAACAACTTAAAGAAACAGGATGCATTCAAGGTGAAAAAGATACAGAAGATTTATCAAGAATGGCAAATCCCGACGAAGACGAAATATTTGCTCTATTCCGTACAAGAATCGAGCAAAATCCGGAACAAGTTTTAAG GTATGAACGAAATGGccaaattttgtatatttcagGTAGtacaaaaattaaagatattcCAAAATGTTCTTTATGCGGCGGAGAAAGACAATTTGAGTTTCAA ATCATGCCTCAATTGTTGAATTTCCTCAATTACAAAGACGTTATTAATTCTTTAGATTGGGgtatacttgttatatttacTTGTAAAAAATCTTGTATGCCAAAAGAAGAATATgcaatagaatatatatggAAGCAAGATATCCTACCGGATAAGGTTGACAATTCGTCTGTAAATAAAGATGATTCTACATGA
- the LOC124430867 gene encoding programmed cell death protein 2 isoform X2 gives MSLVDLGFIEKCQPWRLESRFFPSKVGGRPAWLNLKNIPRKEDLECEYCRNPCIFLCQIYAPYEEDNDAFHRTLYVFICKDPSCCKINENGNLKVLRSQLNRFNPFYPSEPPVEEEDWKTDITIDAWCKTCCVCGIAAPNHCSKCKIANYCCRNHQIYDWKQYHKHNCETEDDEDCSEIEEKEMAKYKSMEQLKETGCIQGEKDTEDLSRMANPDEDEIFALFRTRIEQNPEQVLRYERNGQILYISGSTKIKDIPKCSLCGGERQFEFQIMPQLLNFLNYKDVINSLDWGILVIFTCKKSCMPKEEYAIEYIWKQDILPDKVDNSSVNKDDST, from the exons ATGTCATTAGTGGATTTAGgtttcattgaaaaatgtCAACCCTGGCGATTGGAAAGTAGATTTTTTCCAAGTAAAGTAGGTGGTAGACCAGCTTGGttaaatttaaagaatatacCCAGAAAGGAGGATCTTGAATGCGAATATTGTAGAAATCCTTGCATTTTCCTATGTCAAATTTATGCTCCATACGAAGAGGATAATGATGCATTTCATAGAAcattgtatgtatttatatgtaaagaCCCAAGTTGTtgtaaaataaacgaaaatggGAATTTAAAGGTACTGCGCTCCCAACTAAATAGATTCAATCCCTTTTATCCTTCGGAACCAcctgtagaagaagaagattggAAAACGGAtatta ctATCGATGCTTGGTGCAAAACTTGTTGTGTTTGTGGAATCGCAGCACCAAATCATTGTTCAAAGTGTAAAATTGCAAATTATTGTTGTCGCAATCACCAAATCTATGATTGGAAACAGTATCATAAACATAATTGTG AGACTGAGGATGATGAGGATTGTAgcgagatagaagaaaaagaaatggcaaAATACAAATCTATGGAACAACTTAAAGAAACAGGATGCATTCAAGGTGAAAAAGATACAGAAGATTTATCAAGAATGGCAAATCCCGACGAAGACGAAATATTTGCTCTATTCCGTACAAGAATCGAGCAAAATCCGGAACAAGTTTTAAG GTATGAACGAAATGGccaaattttgtatatttcagGTAGtacaaaaattaaagatattcCAAAATGTTCTTTATGCGGCGGAGAAAGACAATTTGAGTTTCAA ATCATGCCTCAATTGTTGAATTTCCTCAATTACAAAGACGTTATTAATTCTTTAGATTGGGgtatacttgttatatttacTTGTAAAAAATCTTGTATGCCAAAAGAAGAATATgcaatagaatatatatggAAGCAAGATATCCTACCGGATAAGGTTGACAATTCGTCTGTAAATAAAGATGATTCTACATGA
- the LOC124430867 gene encoding programmed cell death protein 2 isoform X4 has product MSLVDLGFIEKCQPWRLESRFFPSKVGGRPAWLNLKNIPRKEDLECEYCRNPCIFLCQIYAPYEEDNDAFHRTLYVFICKDPSCCKINENGNLKVLRSQLNRFNPFYPSEPPVEEEDWKTDITIDAWCKTCCVCGIAAPNHCSKCKIANYCCRNHQIYDWKQYHKHNCGNNVNANNSYLFPEYELVIETEEIIETEDDEDCSEIEEKEMAKYKSMEQLKETGCIQGEKDTEDLSRMANPDEDEIFALFRTRIEQNPEQVLRSCLNC; this is encoded by the exons ATGTCATTAGTGGATTTAGgtttcattgaaaaatgtCAACCCTGGCGATTGGAAAGTAGATTTTTTCCAAGTAAAGTAGGTGGTAGACCAGCTTGGttaaatttaaagaatatacCCAGAAAGGAGGATCTTGAATGCGAATATTGTAGAAATCCTTGCATTTTCCTATGTCAAATTTATGCTCCATACGAAGAGGATAATGATGCATTTCATAGAAcattgtatgtatttatatgtaaagaCCCAAGTTGTtgtaaaataaacgaaaatggGAATTTAAAGGTACTGCGCTCCCAACTAAATAGATTCAATCCCTTTTATCCTTCGGAACCAcctgtagaagaagaagattggAAAACGGAtatta ctATCGATGCTTGGTGCAAAACTTGTTGTGTTTGTGGAATCGCAGCACCAAATCATTGTTCAAAGTGTAAAATTGCAAATTATTGTTGTCGCAATCACCAAATCTATGATTGGAAACAGTATCATAAACATAATTGTGGTAATAATGTGAATGCAAATAATAGTTATCTATTTCCTGAATATGAGCTAGTAATAGAGACAGAAGAAATTATAGAGACTGAGGATGATGAGGATTGTAgcgagatagaagaaaaagaaatggcaaAATACAAATCTATGGAACAACTTAAAGAAACAGGATGCATTCAAGGTGAAAAAGATACAGAAGATTTATCAAGAATGGCAAATCCCGACGAAGACGAAATATTTGCTCTATTCCGTACAAGAATCGAGCAAAATCCGGAACAAGTTTTAAG ATCATGCCTCAATTGTTGA
- the LOC124430864 gene encoding sine oculis-binding protein homolog isoform X1 — MGSRIESLSSIINERSAKTGVSSSSSSSSSSLLSSSSSSSSSSSSSSSSSSSSSLSSLSSSSSSSSSSSSSSSSLEDKTVCGDFMGRKRVPTKVKKEEADEEIREYAATAMSELLGWYGYEKVDSGYTRGLNLDHFAPVATSKHTLPEMDRQFIFNGASSRSPMATNHQSAFSHSLRTKLIPSYYSNEISKNPDKVSATSSLEIKTLPSTSRLPYHNDSTSSSPDEMTDVGHRVISCSWCGRIGETWEPGRTNPLSCGMVNALGQFCSEACFAAGRRAAFKRARTCDWCRHVRNPISYVDFQDGESQLQFCSDKCLNQYKMNIFCRETETHLALHGLTTIPSQSDSGKGGGGLITPELWLRNCQSPRSSTEEILIVDDESISRLSPLSQNVEIDRKESIDVAKSENMSLKIIRRNSFCTRTDVNTTSRAFVRKTENADEKMSEDGESIRETVKETLKDQEYQKYYHCANDRIHCRLPYSDSNLLNLSQSGSSFIDHNKQHIIGNPMDGGELHDRHQIYKSAMEQKTDIHVKNVKGLRGRESRSRENVRYSQQRKFRKSSPWIPETSSSPIQSEAAPSPGSCTDESRQRKYPSDLRMYTDTPSVHPVQSQFSAQAPSTSLLPPVTILVPYPIPIPIPVPIPIPLPTSIFAKFLTEKKETDSDRKSSTSDNLTDSVISMTDHTRSVKTNSPSETPPGPDKCHFTVISSNSDSEHSTVISSKNIVSKSSTRSLRKKKRVNENTESTDRQSTKRRSKFLTT, encoded by the exons ATGGGAAGTAGGATAGAATCGTTATCGAGCATAATAAACGAGAGATCAGCGAAGACGGgagtgtcgtcgtcgtcatcgtcgtcgtcgtcgtcgttgttgtcgtcgtcgtcttcgtcgtcttcgtcgtcgtcgtcgtcgtcgtcgtcgtcgtcgtcgtcgtcgttgtcatcgttgtcgtcgtcgtcgtcgtcgtcctcgtcgtcgtcgtcgtcgtcgtcgtcgttagaAGATAAGACTGTTTGTGGCGATTTCATGGGAAGAAAACGTGTACCAACAAAggtgaagaaagaagaggctGACGAGGAAATTAGG gAATATGCAGCAACGGCAATGAGTGAATTGTTGGGATGGTACGGCTATGAGAAAGTTGACAGTGGTTACACCAGAGGCTTAAATCTTGATCACTTTGCACCCGTTGCAACTTCGAAACATACCTTGCCTGAAATGGATCGACAGTTCATATTTAATGGAGCTTCGTCGAGATCGCCGATGGCTACTAATCATCAATCGgccttttctcattctctacgaacgaaattaataccttcctattattctaaCGAAATTTCGAAGAATCCCGATAAAGTTTCGGCAACTTCTTCCTTAGAAATCAAAACTTTACCGTCTACCTCACGATTACCTTATCACAACGACTCAACTTCGAGTAGTCCAG ATGAAATGACGGACGTCGGACACAGAGTAATATCCTGTTCTTGGTGCGGACGAATCGGTGAGACGTGGGAACCAGGAAGAACGAATCCACTCTCTTGCGGAATGGTCAATGCATTGGGACAATTTTGTAGCGAAGCATGCTTTGCTGCTGGTCGAAGGGCCGCTTTCAAGAGAGCTCGTACATGTGATTGGTGCAGACACGTACGAAATCCGATCAGTTACGTTGATTTTCAG gaTGGCGAAAGTCAGCTTCAATTTTGTAGCGACAAGTGCTTGAATCAAtacaaaatgaatatattttgtcGAGAGACCGAGACTCATCTTGCCCTCCACGGACTTACCACGATCCCTTCCCAGAGTGATTCTGGAAAGGGTGGTGGTGGACTAATAACACCCGAGCTTTGGCTTCGAAACTGTCAATCACCTCGTAGTTCGACGGAGGAAATTCTTATCGTCGACGACGAGTCGATTAGTAGACTCTCGCCTTTGTCTCAGAACGTCGAAATCGATCGCAAGGAATCGATCGATGTTGCGAAATCTGAAAATATGTCTCTCAAGATAATTAGAAGAAATTCCTTTTGCACGCGAACGGACGTTAATACAACATCGAGAGCATTCGTAAGGAAGACGGAGAACGCAGATGAGAAGATGAGCGAGGACGGCGAAAGTATTCGCGAGACCGTTAAAGAAACATTGAAAGATCAAGAATATCAAAAGTATTATCATTGCGCAAACGATCGTATACATTGTAGACTTCCTTATTCAGATTCGAATTTGTTAAATCTTAGCCAATCGGGATCGTCTTTCATAGATCATAACAAACAACATATAATAGGAAACCCGATGGACGGTGGTGAATTGCACGATAGGCATCAGATCTATAAATCTGCTATGGAACAAAAAACTGATATACACGTGAAGAACGTGAAAGGATTGCGAGGTAGAGAATCCAGAAGTCGGGAAAATGTTCGGTACTCTCAACAGAGGAAATTCCGAAAATCCTCCCCTTGGATTCCGGAGACATCTTCGTCGCCTATACAATCAGAGGCAGCGCCTTCGCCTGGCTCCTGTACCGACGAATCCAGACAACGCAAATATCCCTCGGATCTCAGGATGTATACCGACACGCCATCGGTTCATCCTGTTCAATCCCAATTTTCGGCCCAGGCTCCGTCCACGTCGTTGTTACCTCCCGTAACGATACTCGTACCTTATCCTATACCAATACCAATTCCAGTTCCTATACCTATACCACTTCCCACATCGATCTTTGCCAAATTTCTAactgagaagaaagaaacggacTCCGATCGAAAGAGTTCTACCTCGGACAATTTAACGGATAGCGTTATCTCTATGACGGATCATACGAGATCCGTAAAAACCAATTCCCCGTCTGAGACTCCTCCGGGACCGGACAAGTGTCACTTTACGGTGATTTCTTCCAATAGCGACAGTGAACATTCTACCGTGATATCGAGTAAGAACATAGTTTCGAAAAGTTCTACGAGGTcgttgagaaagaagaaacgcgTTAATGAGAATACGGAAAGTACCGATCGTCAATCAACCAAGCGAAGAAGTAAATTTCTAACGACTTAG
- the LOC124430864 gene encoding sine oculis-binding protein homolog isoform X2: MSELLGWYGYEKVDSGYTRGLNLDHFAPVATSKHTLPEMDRQFIFNGASSRSPMATNHQSAFSHSLRTKLIPSYYSNEISKNPDKVSATSSLEIKTLPSTSRLPYHNDSTSSSPDEMTDVGHRVISCSWCGRIGETWEPGRTNPLSCGMVNALGQFCSEACFAAGRRAAFKRARTCDWCRHVRNPISYVDFQDGESQLQFCSDKCLNQYKMNIFCRETETHLALHGLTTIPSQSDSGKGGGGLITPELWLRNCQSPRSSTEEILIVDDESISRLSPLSQNVEIDRKESIDVAKSENMSLKIIRRNSFCTRTDVNTTSRAFVRKTENADEKMSEDGESIRETVKETLKDQEYQKYYHCANDRIHCRLPYSDSNLLNLSQSGSSFIDHNKQHIIGNPMDGGELHDRHQIYKSAMEQKTDIHVKNVKGLRGRESRSRENVRYSQQRKFRKSSPWIPETSSSPIQSEAAPSPGSCTDESRQRKYPSDLRMYTDTPSVHPVQSQFSAQAPSTSLLPPVTILVPYPIPIPIPVPIPIPLPTSIFAKFLTEKKETDSDRKSSTSDNLTDSVISMTDHTRSVKTNSPSETPPGPDKCHFTVISSNSDSEHSTVISSKNIVSKSSTRSLRKKKRVNENTESTDRQSTKRRSKFLTT, translated from the exons ATGAGTGAATTGTTGGGATGGTACGGCTATGAGAAAGTTGACAGTGGTTACACCAGAGGCTTAAATCTTGATCACTTTGCACCCGTTGCAACTTCGAAACATACCTTGCCTGAAATGGATCGACAGTTCATATTTAATGGAGCTTCGTCGAGATCGCCGATGGCTACTAATCATCAATCGgccttttctcattctctacgaacgaaattaataccttcctattattctaaCGAAATTTCGAAGAATCCCGATAAAGTTTCGGCAACTTCTTCCTTAGAAATCAAAACTTTACCGTCTACCTCACGATTACCTTATCACAACGACTCAACTTCGAGTAGTCCAG ATGAAATGACGGACGTCGGACACAGAGTAATATCCTGTTCTTGGTGCGGACGAATCGGTGAGACGTGGGAACCAGGAAGAACGAATCCACTCTCTTGCGGAATGGTCAATGCATTGGGACAATTTTGTAGCGAAGCATGCTTTGCTGCTGGTCGAAGGGCCGCTTTCAAGAGAGCTCGTACATGTGATTGGTGCAGACACGTACGAAATCCGATCAGTTACGTTGATTTTCAG gaTGGCGAAAGTCAGCTTCAATTTTGTAGCGACAAGTGCTTGAATCAAtacaaaatgaatatattttgtcGAGAGACCGAGACTCATCTTGCCCTCCACGGACTTACCACGATCCCTTCCCAGAGTGATTCTGGAAAGGGTGGTGGTGGACTAATAACACCCGAGCTTTGGCTTCGAAACTGTCAATCACCTCGTAGTTCGACGGAGGAAATTCTTATCGTCGACGACGAGTCGATTAGTAGACTCTCGCCTTTGTCTCAGAACGTCGAAATCGATCGCAAGGAATCGATCGATGTTGCGAAATCTGAAAATATGTCTCTCAAGATAATTAGAAGAAATTCCTTTTGCACGCGAACGGACGTTAATACAACATCGAGAGCATTCGTAAGGAAGACGGAGAACGCAGATGAGAAGATGAGCGAGGACGGCGAAAGTATTCGCGAGACCGTTAAAGAAACATTGAAAGATCAAGAATATCAAAAGTATTATCATTGCGCAAACGATCGTATACATTGTAGACTTCCTTATTCAGATTCGAATTTGTTAAATCTTAGCCAATCGGGATCGTCTTTCATAGATCATAACAAACAACATATAATAGGAAACCCGATGGACGGTGGTGAATTGCACGATAGGCATCAGATCTATAAATCTGCTATGGAACAAAAAACTGATATACACGTGAAGAACGTGAAAGGATTGCGAGGTAGAGAATCCAGAAGTCGGGAAAATGTTCGGTACTCTCAACAGAGGAAATTCCGAAAATCCTCCCCTTGGATTCCGGAGACATCTTCGTCGCCTATACAATCAGAGGCAGCGCCTTCGCCTGGCTCCTGTACCGACGAATCCAGACAACGCAAATATCCCTCGGATCTCAGGATGTATACCGACACGCCATCGGTTCATCCTGTTCAATCCCAATTTTCGGCCCAGGCTCCGTCCACGTCGTTGTTACCTCCCGTAACGATACTCGTACCTTATCCTATACCAATACCAATTCCAGTTCCTATACCTATACCACTTCCCACATCGATCTTTGCCAAATTTCTAactgagaagaaagaaacggacTCCGATCGAAAGAGTTCTACCTCGGACAATTTAACGGATAGCGTTATCTCTATGACGGATCATACGAGATCCGTAAAAACCAATTCCCCGTCTGAGACTCCTCCGGGACCGGACAAGTGTCACTTTACGGTGATTTCTTCCAATAGCGACAGTGAACATTCTACCGTGATATCGAGTAAGAACATAGTTTCGAAAAGTTCTACGAGGTcgttgagaaagaagaaacgcgTTAATGAGAATACGGAAAGTACCGATCGTCAATCAACCAAGCGAAGAAGTAAATTTCTAACGACTTAG